A genomic stretch from Hemicordylus capensis ecotype Gifberg chromosome 5, rHemCap1.1.pri, whole genome shotgun sequence includes:
- the CDC42EP1 gene encoding cdc42 effector protein 1: protein MSLGKLPVIGWVSGSHSKRRLKAELTPDMISPPLGDFRHTMHVGRGGDAFGDTSFLRNHGGEEAKHNNFFVRTLRHVRRRPLRNWRNRSKDEASPLPPPISPIIKNAISLPQLNDANCGGNGHGVTFAFKSTPNSFSDYGLESGFCTIPRVPRSEKTQESSYLAEPALTRSDSLLSFRLDLGPSLMSELLHVMSFSGDPSHSNRAEDEREDSKTPTSSDTNSPLPLKSTWADDSLPWRSGSPHAPCEESKVASSFLSHSENSLPLGHSVCTNGDSHSIELSQEGSPCSRGKNPSSKPRGVVAKGAVSKEIPWQEYHNDCKMEAREFSQATQALASHYGMGDTYRGLQRQQESRSQASWESPDVNTWHLKTRVAERQVPKAGWRPRTEEEDEDEEEEEEEEEEEEEDSLRASTVVGEGHSDSFEYVDEEEEDEVKV from the exons ATGAGTCTTGGAAAGCTACCAGTGATCGGCTGGGTGTCTGGCTCCCACAGCAAGCGCCGTTTGAAGGCAGAGCTGACACCCGACATGATCAGCCCACCCCTGGGGGACTTCCGCCACACCATGCATGTGGGCCGTGGCGGCGACGCCTTTGGAGACACTTCCTTCCTCCGAAACCATGGCGGTGAGGAAGCTAAGCACAACAACTTCTTCGTCCGGACACTGAGACACGTGAGAAGGAGACCGCTAAGGAACTGGAGAAACAGAAGCAAAGATGAGGCCTCGCCTTTGCCCCCTCCTATCTCGCCTATTATCAAGAATGCCATCTCACTGCCACAGCTCAATGACGCCAACTGTGGGGGAAATGGCCATGGTGTGACATTTGCCTTCAAGAGCACCCCCAACAGCTTCTCTGACTATG GATTGGAATCTGGATTCTGCACCATCCCCCGCGTCCCTCGCTCAGAGAAGACTCAGGAAAGCTCCTACCTTGCTGAACCAGCACTGACACGTTCAGACTCCTTGCTGTCTTTCCGCCTTGACCTCGGCCCCTCCCTGATGAGTGAACTCCTCCATGTCATGAGCTTCTCAGGAGACCCCAGCCACAGCAACAGGGCAGAGGATGAAAGAGAAGATAGCAAAACGCCAACCAGCAGTGATACCAACTCGCCTCTGCCCCTGAAGAGTACCTGGGCAGATGACTCTTTGCCTTGGAGATCAGGATCACCTCATGCTCCTTGTGAAGAAAGCAAAGTAGCATCGAGCTTTCTGAGTCATTCTGAGAATAGTTTGCCATTAGGACACTCAGTGTGCACTAATGGAGATTCTCATTCCATAGAGTTGTCTCAAGAAGGGTCACCCTGTTCTAGGGGAAAGAACCCAAGCTCCAAGCCAAGAGGAGTCGTTGCCAAGGGAGCAGTGTCAAAAGAAATCCCTTGGCAAGAGTACCATAATGACTGCAAGATGGAAGCaagagaattcagccaagcaaccCAGGCTTTAGCTAGCCATTATGGCATGGGAGACACCTACCGTGGCCTGCAGCGTCAACAAGAGTCAAGAAGCCAAGCCTCATGGGAAAGCCCAGATGTCAACACATGGCATTTGAAGACAAGGGTGGCAGAGCGACAAGTACCCAAGGCTGGATGGCGCCCAAGAacagaggaggaagatgaagatgaggaggaggaagaggaggaagaggaagaagaagaggaagactccTTAAGAGCTTCAACCGTTGTTGGAGAGGGCCACAGTGATTCTTTTGAATATgttgatgaggaggaggaagatgaggttAAGGTTTGA